A portion of the Micromonospora tarapacensis genome contains these proteins:
- a CDS encoding ADP-ribosylglycohydrolase family protein, with product MLRARLSWSHRVRGSMVLAACGDALGAPFEGREPADRAEIDDWINQSTQLVRFTDDTASTLVVADHLTRRRGTVNEDELADELAREWARDPERGYGHGAAQLYAELARGVPWRRAAAELFDGQGSFGNGAAMRVAPIGLLPGLALDAVAGRARRTAAVTHQHPQAVDGAAAQAVATALAALSVQDTPLDAEWMVATLCEHVHTAEFRSALRRVPALVAQGAHTTDVAGAVGNGVAAIQAVPAALAAFLRQPDDTPAAVGFAIGLGGDTDTIASMTGALCGARRAEKDLPVMWGLRLEGAARVWTAASALAELAATAAGTRRG from the coding sequence ATGTTGCGAGCGCGGTTGAGCTGGTCGCACCGGGTACGCGGCTCGATGGTGCTGGCAGCCTGCGGTGACGCTCTCGGCGCGCCGTTCGAGGGTCGGGAACCGGCGGACCGGGCCGAGATCGACGACTGGATAAACCAGTCGACCCAGCTCGTGCGGTTCACCGACGACACCGCCTCAACCCTCGTCGTGGCGGATCACCTGACGCGCAGGCGAGGCACGGTGAATGAGGACGAACTCGCCGACGAACTCGCCCGGGAGTGGGCGCGCGACCCTGAGCGCGGCTACGGCCATGGTGCCGCCCAGCTCTACGCCGAGCTGGCCCGCGGCGTCCCGTGGCGGCGAGCCGCCGCAGAGCTGTTCGATGGGCAGGGCTCGTTCGGCAACGGTGCGGCGATGCGTGTCGCCCCGATCGGTCTGCTGCCCGGCCTGGCCCTCGACGCGGTGGCCGGACGCGCCCGCCGGACCGCGGCAGTCACCCACCAGCACCCCCAGGCCGTGGACGGCGCGGCGGCGCAGGCGGTCGCGACCGCCCTGGCCGCACTCTCGGTTCAGGACACACCGCTGGACGCCGAATGGATGGTCGCGACGCTCTGCGAACATGTGCACACGGCCGAGTTTCGCAGCGCGCTGCGACGGGTGCCCGCGCTCGTCGCCCAAGGCGCCCACACCACCGACGTGGCCGGCGCGGTGGGCAACGGCGTCGCGGCGATTCAGGCCGTGCCCGCCGCGCTGGCTGCCTTCCTACGCCAACCCGACGACACCCCCGCTGCCGTCGGTTTCGCGATCGGCCTGGGCGGCGACACCGACACCATCGCCTCCATGACCGGCGCATTGTGCGGGGCCCGCCGCGCGGAGAAGGACCTCCCCGTCATGTGGGGTTTGAGGCTGGAGGGCGCAGCGCGGGTCTGGACGGCGGCCAGCGCCCTAGCCGAACTCGCCGCAACAGCTGCCGGGACGCGGCGGGGGTGA
- a CDS encoding ADP-ribosylglycohydrolase family protein — MTSTGLPMAQLRDRSRGCLIAAVHRPPTTPTARLPATWPTGPLDQPAARVVAHARHLAAYPDTCDEPPSYVEGLMAALTVAWGWNDAAARGIIRDGVHLLCAVPAGLLPGPLGDLGRRARLACAVLGGDATAQQASMVVAYAVAMAYRAASTRKVDRFDFCYRLAHLAADDRLAERLARVAALGDRDPDQAAAHLLADGSDRDRVSIGVAAFLRHPAAPDAAAPFAATVADPPSAGIAAALAGAYAGTAALPHTWLRDTTRTAAISDASDALVALASRRQTLRSC, encoded by the coding sequence ATGACATCCACTGGCCTGCCGATGGCACAGCTGCGCGACCGCAGCCGCGGCTGCCTGATCGCGGCCGTCCACCGCCCGCCCACAACACCCACTGCCCGCCTGCCCGCCACCTGGCCCACGGGGCCGCTCGACCAGCCTGCCGCCCGCGTCGTCGCCCATGCACGGCACCTCGCCGCCTATCCCGACACCTGCGACGAGCCGCCGAGCTATGTCGAGGGGCTGATGGCCGCACTGACCGTGGCGTGGGGGTGGAACGACGCGGCGGCGCGGGGCATCATCAGGGACGGCGTCCACCTGCTGTGCGCCGTGCCGGCCGGGCTGCTGCCCGGACCACTCGGAGACCTCGGCCGACGCGCTCGGCTGGCCTGCGCCGTGCTAGGTGGGGATGCCACGGCCCAGCAAGCCAGCATGGTCGTCGCCTACGCCGTGGCGATGGCCTACCGCGCCGCGAGCACCCGCAAGGTGGACCGCTTCGACTTCTGCTACCGCCTGGCACACCTGGCCGCCGACGACCGCCTGGCCGAACGCCTCGCCCGCGTCGCCGCCCTCGGCGACCGCGACCCCGACCAGGCTGCCGCCCACCTACTGGCTGACGGCAGCGACCGCGACCGCGTCAGCATCGGCGTGGCCGCGTTCCTGAGACACCCGGCGGCGCCTGACGCAGCGGCCCCGTTCGCCGCCACCGTCGCCGACCCGCCCAGCGCTGGCATCGCCGCCGCACTGGCCGGCGCGTACGCCGGAACAGCCGCGCTCCCCCACACCTGGCTGCGCGACACCACCCGCACCGCAGCGATCAGCGACGCCTCGGACGCACTGGTCGCGCTCGCCTCTCGCCGGCAAACGCTGCGCTCCTGCTGA
- a CDS encoding MFS transporter, translating to MTGTGGITAPVRTDRTRWAAVVTFGTATLVVASESSMAAFVLPSVAAEMDVSASATTWVVLAYALPLAALALPAGRWIDAADLRRVFVFTLVALGLASVLAALAPAFWVLLVARAVQGVASAVYHW from the coding sequence GTGACCGGCACCGGCGGCATCACCGCACCCGTCCGGACCGACCGGACCCGTTGGGCGGCGGTGGTGACGTTCGGGACGGCCACCCTTGTCGTGGCGTCCGAGTCGAGCATGGCAGCGTTCGTGCTGCCGTCGGTGGCCGCCGAGATGGACGTCTCCGCGTCGGCGACGACCTGGGTCGTGCTGGCGTACGCTCTGCCGCTGGCCGCGCTGGCGTTGCCTGCCGGCCGGTGGATCGACGCCGCCGACCTGCGCCGCGTCTTCGTCTTCACCTTGGTGGCGCTGGGGCTGGCCAGCGTGCTGGCGGCGCTCGCGCCGGCGTTCTGGGTGCTCCTCGTTGCCCGTGCGGTGCAGGGGGTGGCGTCGGCTGTCTATCATTGGTGA
- a CDS encoding TetR/AcrR family transcriptional regulator: protein MRSEATDTTKPQMRRGRPGKRAAILAAAGRVFGRDGYARAGIDAIAAEAGVSTRTIYHHFDGKDDLFSVVVTASTTRVADTLTELIAAHLNDPAAPPHRGLVALAHDWVAAQAEFADHFAMVRQINIEANHVPAATLHTWHETGPARVVAALTERLAAMARQGTLRVSDSERAASHYLLLTVAAIDTASYHGAVPLPPAETTVIITTGVTAFLDGYRPRAQDTA from the coding sequence GTGCGGTCCGAAGCAACAGACACGACCAAGCCGCAGATGCGCCGAGGCCGGCCCGGCAAGCGCGCGGCGATCCTCGCCGCCGCAGGACGAGTCTTCGGCCGCGACGGATACGCCCGGGCCGGTATCGACGCGATCGCCGCCGAGGCCGGAGTGTCGACCCGGACCATCTACCACCACTTCGACGGCAAGGACGACCTGTTCTCCGTCGTGGTCACCGCCAGCACGACCCGGGTCGCCGACACCCTCACCGAACTCATCGCCGCTCACCTCAACGACCCGGCCGCACCACCACATCGGGGCCTCGTCGCGCTGGCCCACGACTGGGTCGCCGCGCAGGCCGAGTTCGCCGACCACTTCGCCATGGTCCGACAGATCAACATCGAAGCGAACCACGTACCCGCAGCGACCCTCCACACATGGCACGAAACAGGGCCGGCCCGAGTGGTGGCAGCGCTCACCGAGCGCCTCGCCGCCATGGCACGACAGGGCACGCTGAGGGTCTCCGACTCCGAGCGAGCGGCGAGCCACTATCTGCTGCTCACCGTCGCCGCCATCGACACCGCCTCCTACCACGGGGCTGTCCCGCTACCCCCAGCCGAGACCACGGTCATCATCACCACCGGCGTGACCGCCTTCCTCGACGGCTACCGGCCACGAGCCCAGGACACGGCATGA
- a CDS encoding VOC family protein, translating to MDVKTRDTPGTATFFSALLGWRFAVDESDWRRATVITVGEFPIGTVSDLAAPIYPPGTPAHLAFYLHVDDVDERVAAAEAGGADVVVAPFDVPGQGRLATLIDPFGAAVSIWRPTPAVGWRHPVALPMAPHRMVLSCPRPGLVRRFYRASLGADLQHADFVPMPDGATSPGQWQLVIPVPDLAAIADRFARFSDNARELSMDPQLGALRVSTDEGLSVYVAPPPASRAAAALARRA from the coding sequence ATGGATGTGAAGACCAGGGACACTCCCGGCACGGCGACGTTCTTCTCGGCGTTGCTCGGTTGGCGTTTCGCCGTGGATGAGTCCGACTGGCGTCGTGCCACGGTCATCACGGTTGGCGAATTCCCGATCGGTACGGTCAGTGACCTGGCGGCGCCGATCTACCCACCGGGGACCCCGGCTCACCTGGCCTTCTACCTTCACGTTGATGATGTCGATGAACGAGTGGCGGCAGCGGAGGCCGGTGGCGCGGACGTTGTTGTCGCTCCCTTCGATGTGCCGGGGCAGGGACGTCTCGCCACCTTGATCGACCCTTTCGGTGCGGCCGTTTCCATCTGGCGTCCGACTCCGGCCGTTGGATGGCGGCATCCGGTGGCCCTGCCGATGGCCCCGCACCGGATGGTGCTCAGTTGTCCGCGTCCGGGGTTGGTCCGTCGCTTCTATCGGGCGTCGCTTGGCGCCGACCTGCAACACGCCGACTTCGTCCCGATGCCTGACGGCGCTACCTCTCCTGGACAGTGGCAACTCGTCATACCTGTCCCCGACCTCGCCGCCATCGCGGATCGGTTCGCTCGGTTCAGCGACAACGCTCGGGAACTATCGATGGATCCGCAGCTGGGGGCACTGCGGGTGTCGACCGATGAGGGCCTCAGTGTCTACGTGGCCCCCCCGCCCGCGAGTCGAGCCGCAGCGGCACTCGCTAGAAGGGCCTGA
- a CDS encoding SAM-dependent methyltransferase gives MTESSATAGNEQEIVKVDTTVPQTARIWNYLLGGKDNFASDRAVGNQIIQSLPQLAENARLSRAYLTRAVRYLVGEAGIGQFLDIGTGLPTADNTHQVAQSIAPDARIVYVDNDPLVLAHARALLTSSPEGATDYIDADLRDTETILHEAARTLDLGQPVALFLMGILGHIESDEEAKSIINRIMDALPSGSYLAMYDGSDTSEAVNEAARIWNISANPQYHLRSPERIASLFQGLELVKPGVVSVNEWKPDPSTPSGIIDQYCALGRKP, from the coding sequence GTGACAGAGAGTTCGGCCACCGCCGGCAACGAGCAGGAGATCGTCAAGGTGGACACCACTGTGCCGCAGACGGCCCGGATCTGGAACTATCTGTTAGGTGGCAAGGACAACTTCGCCTCCGACCGCGCGGTTGGCAATCAGATCATCCAGTCTCTCCCACAACTCGCTGAGAACGCGCGTCTCTCCCGGGCCTACCTGACGCGCGCGGTACGTTACCTCGTCGGCGAGGCCGGCATAGGCCAGTTCCTCGACATCGGAACCGGCCTGCCCACCGCCGACAACACACACCAGGTCGCCCAGTCGATAGCGCCAGACGCCCGCATCGTCTACGTCGACAACGATCCCCTTGTGCTGGCGCACGCGCGGGCTCTGCTCACCAGCAGCCCGGAAGGTGCCACCGACTACATCGACGCCGACCTGCGGGACACCGAGACCATCCTGCACGAGGCGGCCAGGACACTCGACCTGGGTCAGCCGGTGGCGCTGTTCCTGATGGGGATCCTCGGTCACATCGAGAGTGACGAAGAAGCCAAGTCCATCATCAACAGAATCATGGACGCCCTGCCCTCCGGCAGCTACCTCGCGATGTACGACGGTAGCGACACCAGCGAGGCAGTCAACGAAGCCGCACGAATCTGGAACATCTCCGCGAACCCGCAGTACCACCTGCGTAGCCCGGAACGGATAGCCAGCCTGTTCCAGGGCCTAGAACTGGTCAAGCCCGGCGTGGTGTCGGTCAACGAGTGGAAGCCGGACCCGTCCACCCCGTCAGGAATTATCGACCAGTACTGCGCCCTCGGACGCAAGCCGTAG
- a CDS encoding endonuclease/exonuclease/phosphatase family protein: MDAFWTTRPQALRGYQVIDTPAARLLSDHLPIRINLDPTALGTGSDGVAP; the protein is encoded by the coding sequence TTGGATGCGTTCTGGACCACCCGGCCACAGGCGCTGCGCGGCTATCAGGTCATCGACACGCCGGCGGCACGCCTGCTGTCCGACCACCTTCCCATCCGGATCAACCTTGACCCCACGGCGCTCGGAACCGGTTCGGATGGTGTCGCTCCATGA
- a CDS encoding transposase, giving the protein MAKKPARYSPELRAEAVKAVIEGKRSYADVARDFGLVAETVRNWVIAEKKKSPGTSGDARDAIDRARTAELERRIRELEQENLFLKKAAAYFAKEQR; this is encoded by the coding sequence GTGGCAAAGAAACCAGCAAGATACTCGCCGGAACTGCGGGCCGAAGCGGTCAAAGCAGTGATCGAGGGCAAGCGTAGTTACGCGGATGTCGCACGTGACTTCGGCTTGGTCGCCGAGACCGTTCGTAACTGGGTCATCGCGGAGAAGAAAAAGAGTCCCGGCACGAGCGGCGACGCTCGGGACGCGATTGACCGGGCCCGCACGGCCGAACTGGAACGACGAATTCGTGAACTCGAGCAAGAAAACCTGTTCTTAAAAAAAGCGGCAGCCTACTTCGCGAAAGAACAACGGTGA
- a CDS encoding IS3 family transposase, which yields MSERYAFIAAKKADFEVAMMCRLLEVSRSGFYDWLDRPVSRQAARRAELTGQIRTVFVASSRTYGYRPVHAELVRAGVDIDDELVRRLMGATGLVPVQVKRRRGLTVADRAAGPIPDLVGRDFTAEEPGAKMVGDITQIDTGEGPLFLASVIDCFSKSVIGWAVDTRYPASLVCAALEMAAQRFPLPDGAIFHSDRGSQYTSHDFALALGGHEVRQSVGRTGICFDNAMAESFFGKLKTEWVHHRTFDTRAEARREIIRFIEGFYNRRRLHSGLGYRPPSEVLEEWFANRTAA from the coding sequence GTGAGCGAACGGTACGCGTTCATCGCTGCGAAGAAGGCCGACTTCGAAGTTGCCATGATGTGCCGATTGCTGGAGGTCTCCCGATCCGGTTTTTACGACTGGTTGGATCGGCCTGTCTCGAGGCAGGCGGCGCGTCGCGCGGAACTGACCGGGCAGATCCGGACTGTCTTCGTGGCATCCAGTCGCACCTATGGATACCGGCCGGTCCACGCCGAGCTCGTGCGCGCTGGCGTGGACATCGACGATGAGCTCGTGCGCCGGCTCATGGGAGCGACCGGGCTGGTGCCGGTGCAGGTCAAACGTCGCCGGGGGCTCACCGTGGCCGATCGGGCCGCGGGGCCGATCCCGGACCTGGTCGGCCGGGACTTCACGGCGGAGGAGCCGGGGGCGAAGATGGTCGGTGACATCACCCAGATTGATACCGGCGAAGGTCCGTTGTTCTTAGCTTCGGTGATCGACTGCTTTTCGAAAAGCGTGATCGGTTGGGCAGTCGATACTCGCTATCCGGCGTCGCTCGTCTGCGCCGCGTTGGAGATGGCGGCACAGCGTTTTCCGTTGCCCGACGGGGCGATATTTCATTCCGACCGCGGCAGCCAGTACACGTCCCATGATTTCGCGCTCGCGCTGGGCGGGCATGAGGTTCGGCAATCGGTCGGGCGGACCGGGATCTGTTTCGATAATGCGATGGCCGAATCGTTCTTCGGGAAGCTGAAGACGGAGTGGGTGCATCACCGAACATTCGATACCCGCGCCGAGGCGCGACGAGAGATCATCAGATTTATCGAAGGCTTCTACAATCGGCGTCGCCTGCATTCCGGGCTCGGCTATCGGCCGCCGTCGGAAGTCCTCGAAGAATGGTTTGCCAATCGCACGGCAGCTTGA
- a CDS encoding class I SAM-dependent methyltransferase, translating into MGEQAENVTSADSAGRWLARDRDAGRDSADRAVLTGLLADIRDRVLNAARLRPGHDVLDLGAGTGLLTHAAARVVAPAGSVIAVDRSAAALAEIRTNEARIRPVVGDACHLPIADATFDRVVARSVLIYLPDLRAALREVARVLRPEGLLSAFEPVNAGRRHDANLDGVTPDEIEAIDRLRRLSSPSAGPMMAFDVAPFVDAALHAGFSTPTVGETTVTERLSTRAHVDAHLSRRPHPGAASPVDLITRHLGADTTARYVTAWYRALDKAVDRGGITFTNPVVYLTAYLGTRRYGHG; encoded by the coding sequence GTGGGTGAGCAGGCCGAAAACGTGACATCCGCCGACTCGGCGGGGCGATGGCTAGCCCGAGACCGCGACGCCGGTCGAGACAGCGCTGACCGCGCGGTCCTCACCGGGCTGCTCGCGGACATCCGCGATCGGGTGCTGAACGCGGCTCGGCTGCGGCCCGGCCACGATGTTCTCGATCTCGGTGCCGGCACGGGCCTGCTCACCCACGCCGCCGCGCGGGTGGTCGCGCCGGCTGGATCGGTTATCGCGGTCGACCGGTCCGCTGCCGCTCTAGCGGAGATCCGGACGAACGAGGCGCGGATCCGCCCCGTGGTCGGCGATGCCTGTCACCTCCCGATCGCTGACGCCACCTTCGACCGCGTCGTCGCTCGTAGCGTCCTGATCTACCTGCCCGACCTACGCGCCGCGCTGCGCGAGGTCGCCCGCGTTCTCCGACCGGAAGGACTGCTGTCGGCGTTCGAGCCGGTCAACGCCGGCCGTCGTCATGACGCCAACCTGGACGGCGTCACCCCCGACGAGATTGAGGCGATTGACCGGCTCCGCCGCCTCAGTAGTCCCAGCGCCGGACCGATGATGGCGTTCGACGTGGCGCCGTTCGTCGATGCCGCCCTACATGCCGGCTTCAGCACCCCCACCGTGGGCGAGACCACCGTGACCGAGCGGCTCAGCACCCGCGCCCACGTCGACGCCCACCTGAGCCGGCGGCCCCACCCGGGCGCCGCCAGCCCGGTCGACCTCATCACCCGACATCTGGGCGCCGATACCACCGCTCGATACGTCACCGCGTGGTACCGCGCGCTCGACAAAGCCGTCGACCGTGGTGGCATCACCTTCACCAATCCCGTCGTCTACCTCACCGCATATCTCGGAACGAGAAGGTACGGCCATGGGTGA
- a CDS encoding S1 family peptidase, which translates to MPGPAHRSTKGIDETPQAVDHRGGGRARRRPRRHSHPAAAIVGGRNATQHDGVVSVQILHPGLGTALCGGELVHRRWIRTAAHCVSRQDVAPTPVAVPGENVTARIGSLDRTTGGQVVTGKQVYLHHQWMWGVNYPVEPVSDYALVELTRPVRADLLPTALRQAPVGGPVRAVGWGLTEFPPPPGVTPPALLQERDLTRLPDAACEGGFIGVGDICVSAAPCFGDSGNPLLRKAPGHRIGARPAWVSVGAASRETSAEDPCGGPTVYTDATYPQHRIWTYNTIRTRKVQPPVWAPRTLTATTRELMDRLKLDFTQ; encoded by the coding sequence GTGCCGGGCCCCGCACACCGATCAACGAAAGGTATCGATGAAACTCCTCAAGCGGTCGACCATCGTGGCGGCGGTCGCGCTCGCCGGCGTCCTCGCCGGCACAGCCACCCCGCCGCCGCGATAGTCGGCGGACGGAACGCCACGCAGCACGACGGCGTGGTCTCCGTCCAGATCCTGCACCCGGGGCTCGGCACCGCGCTGTGCGGCGGCGAGCTGGTCCACCGACGGTGGATCCGTACGGCGGCGCACTGCGTCAGCCGCCAGGACGTCGCGCCCACCCCGGTCGCCGTGCCCGGCGAGAACGTCACCGCGCGTATCGGCAGCCTCGACCGCACCACCGGCGGCCAGGTCGTCACCGGCAAGCAGGTGTACCTGCACCACCAGTGGATGTGGGGTGTCAACTACCCGGTCGAGCCGGTCTCCGACTACGCCCTCGTCGAGCTGACCCGTCCGGTACGGGCGGACCTGCTGCCGACCGCGCTGCGGCAGGCACCCGTCGGCGGTCCTGTTCGGGCGGTCGGGTGGGGTCTCACCGAGTTCCCGCCCCCGCCGGGCGTGACGCCGCCCGCGCTGCTCCAGGAGCGGGACCTCACCCGGCTGCCCGACGCGGCCTGCGAAGGCGGATTCATCGGGGTCGGCGACATCTGCGTCAGCGCTGCCCCGTGCTTCGGTGACTCCGGCAACCCGCTCCTGCGCAAGGCCCCCGGGCACAGGATCGGCGCACGCCCGGCATGGGTATCGGTCGGTGCCGCCAGCCGGGAGACCAGTGCGGAGGACCCGTGCGGCGGGCCGACGGTCTACACCGACGCGACGTACCCCCAGCACCGCATCTGGACCTACAACACGATCCGCACGCGGAAGGTGCAGCCGCCCGTCTGGGCACCGAGGACGCTCACGGCCACGACCAGGGAGCTGATGGACCGCCTCAAGCTCGACTTCACCCAGTAA
- a CDS encoding helix-turn-helix domain-containing protein — MSERPNRRPHNAPPASGTGEPRTGTPPGTSGPALTSEPGSPSGQTVGPLVRHLTRTRRRIYEALLTTTERHWTVRALAETLPDITAHTLRDHLNLLLAERIVKQVPHQRALTVELTEQGRQTLTAILRGGRSSSLSRLRPQAGAQRPADQ; from the coding sequence ATGAGCGAGAGGCCCAACCGCCGACCGCACAACGCTCCTCCGGCCAGCGGTACTGGCGAACCCCGGACCGGCACACCCCCTGGCACGAGCGGCCCAGCCCTCACCAGCGAGCCCGGCTCCCCGAGCGGGCAGACCGTCGGGCCACTCGTCCGACACCTCACCCGCACCCGACGGCGCATCTACGAGGCCCTACTCACCACCACAGAGCGCCACTGGACCGTACGAGCACTCGCCGAGACCCTTCCCGACATCACGGCGCACACCCTGCGAGACCACCTGAACCTGCTACTCGCGGAGCGGATCGTGAAGCAAGTCCCGCACCAGCGCGCACTCACCGTCGAGCTGACCGAGCAGGGCCGGCAGACGCTCACCGCCATATTGCGCGGTGGCAGAAGCAGCTCCTTGAGCAGGCTTCGCCCCCAAGCCGGGGCGCAACGTCCTGCTGACCAGTAG
- a CDS encoding tetratricopeptide repeat protein produces MRPALVPHNPTSVGCALAVVPQACSHALLPVVLLSCRRCARQPVKIGSQDRILYLCRPGRRRRPLDAYLLTDAVGRAVLRHTSNGLSRHASAPPSPDAVIARVEQVLQRVNVGETEEDIRLIWSLGRVPDVVAGLPLADLTERVRQLIDRGQLAAAADVLYGALSPVITSTTAPDSDRAQAARLLAQILVQTGQPNLALRFADYARRAHRFLHGDDADVTLSATHLLATAHRHAGNVEDAYRLYRRLTAELTALDGRDALRTLRAQANLALVLHAKGQCTRAHTMLVDAVTTLQRAHPDETSAAGRMLAHLTAMQHACGQAGTAQDQKTNDVLNGAGRQALVPTITGHTCRSRR; encoded by the coding sequence GTGCGCCCCGCCTTGGTGCCGCACAACCCCACCTCCGTCGGCTGCGCTCTCGCCGTCGTCCCGCAGGCGTGTTCGCACGCGTTGCTGCCGGTCGTTTTGCTCAGCTGTCGCCGCTGCGCGCGGCAACCGGTCAAAATCGGCTCCCAGGATCGCATCCTGTACCTGTGCCGGCCCGGGCGCCGCCGTCGACCGCTCGACGCCTACCTCCTCACCGACGCCGTTGGGCGGGCGGTACTGCGCCACACCTCCAACGGGCTGTCCCGACACGCCAGCGCCCCGCCATCGCCGGATGCTGTGATCGCCCGGGTAGAACAGGTCCTCCAACGTGTCAATGTCGGCGAGACCGAGGAGGACATTCGACTCATCTGGTCACTCGGCCGGGTACCTGACGTCGTCGCCGGTCTGCCGTTGGCCGACCTGACCGAACGAGTCCGCCAGCTGATCGATCGCGGCCAGCTGGCAGCCGCTGCGGATGTGCTGTATGGCGCGCTATCCCCGGTCATCACCTCGACGACTGCACCGGACAGCGATCGAGCGCAGGCGGCCCGCCTACTCGCGCAGATCCTCGTCCAGACGGGCCAACCGAACCTCGCGCTTCGGTTCGCCGACTACGCCCGCCGTGCCCACCGGTTCCTCCACGGCGACGACGCGGACGTCACGCTGTCCGCCACTCATCTGCTCGCCACCGCTCACCGGCACGCCGGCAACGTCGAGGACGCCTACCGCCTCTACCGCCGGCTCACCGCCGAGTTGACGGCTCTCGACGGCCGCGATGCGCTGCGGACCCTACGCGCACAAGCGAATCTCGCTCTCGTCCTCCACGCCAAAGGTCAATGCACCCGTGCCCACACCATGCTCGTCGACGCCGTCACGACCCTCCAGCGGGCGCACCCGGACGAGACCAGCGCAGCCGGACGGATGCTTGCCCACCTCACCGCCATGCAACACGCCTGCGGACAAGCCGGGACCGCGCAAGACCAGAAGACCAACGACGTCCTCAACGGCGCCGGTCGCCAGGCGCTCGTACCCACGATCACCGGCCACACATGCCGGTCACGCCGATGA